The following proteins are co-located in the Imtechella halotolerans genome:
- the sufC gene encoding Fe-S cluster assembly ATPase SufC yields MLKIENLHASVEDKEILKGINLEVKAGEVHAIMGPNGSGKSTLSSVIAGNENFEVTQGDIFLNDENINEFEAEERAHKGIFLSFQYPVEIPGVTVTNFIKTAINETRKAQGLEEMPANEMLKKIREKAELLEIDRKFLSRSLNEGFSGGEKKRNEIFQMAMLEPKLAILDETDSGLDIDALRIVANGVNKLRSKENAVVVITHYQRLLEYIVPDYVHVLFNGRIVKSGGKELALELEEKGYDWIKQEASV; encoded by the coding sequence ATGTTGAAAATTGAAAATTTACACGCAAGTGTGGAAGATAAAGAAATCCTTAAAGGGATAAATCTTGAAGTAAAAGCTGGCGAAGTGCATGCTATTATGGGACCTAACGGTTCTGGTAAAAGTACTCTCTCCTCAGTAATAGCTGGAAATGAAAACTTTGAAGTTACCCAAGGAGACATCTTTTTAAATGATGAAAACATAAATGAATTTGAAGCAGAGGAGCGCGCTCACAAAGGGATTTTCCTTTCATTTCAATATCCAGTGGAAATCCCTGGAGTTACCGTTACGAATTTCATAAAAACGGCTATAAATGAAACAAGGAAAGCACAAGGACTAGAAGAAATGCCTGCAAATGAAATGCTTAAGAAAATACGTGAAAAAGCTGAGCTTTTAGAAATCGATCGAAAATTTTTATCTCGCTCCTTAAATGAAGGTTTCTCAGGAGGAGAAAAAAAACGTAACGAAATATTTCAAATGGCCATGCTTGAGCCCAAACTAGCCATATTAGATGAAACTGATTCTGGCCTCGATATTGATGCACTTCGAATAGTAGCAAATGGGGTAAACAAACTTCGTTCAAAAGAGAATGCTGTTGTTGTAATCACTCACTATCAAAGATTATTAGAATATATTGTCCCTGATTATGTACACGTTCTATTTAATGGTAGAATAGTAAAATCTGGAGGTAAAGAATTAGCTTTAGAGCTAGAAGAGAAAGGGTACGATTGGATTAAACAAGAAGCTTCTGTATAA
- a CDS encoding ankyrin repeat domain-containing protein, whose translation MAVFSIENLFEAIRLNKLEMVATILKEYPSWVNVHDHRGSTPLILSAYYNHREMVTLLLSNNVDVNGRDASGNTALMGVCFKGYEDIARILIEAGAQINAVNSNGASALVYAVTFNQIGLVRLLLKNNADKTITDTKGNTPVMLARMQGLEDIAVLLDS comes from the coding sequence ATGGCAGTATTTTCAATAGAAAACTTGTTTGAAGCTATTAGGCTAAATAAACTAGAAATGGTGGCAACCATTCTTAAAGAATATCCCAGCTGGGTAAATGTACATGATCATAGAGGTTCTACTCCCTTGATATTGTCCGCTTATTACAATCATAGAGAAATGGTAACGTTATTACTTTCCAATAATGTAGATGTGAATGGAAGGGATGCCTCAGGTAATACCGCTTTAATGGGAGTATGTTTTAAAGGATATGAGGATATTGCAAGGATACTTATTGAGGCTGGAGCACAAATTAATGCAGTCAATTCCAATGGCGCTTCGGCATTAGTATATGCAGTTACTTTTAATCAAATTGGATTAGTACGTCTATTATTGAAAAATAATGCGGACAAGACCATTACCGATACCAAAGGGAATACTCCTGTAATGCTTGCCCGTATGCAAGGACTAGAAGATATTGCTGTATTATTAGATTCTTAA
- a CDS encoding DUF3078 domain-containing protein, with product MKKLVSAFMIFTTLTSFSQETEAPKDGWKIGGNVSFIFNQSAFNAEWLGGGTSNIAGNIAVSYDFNYKKEDWNWDNKLLLDYGLTKIKNDDFTKKTNDRLEFNSLLGKKAGKNWYYSAFLNFRTQITKGYEFATDIDGNQTRTEITHFLSPAYIQIGPGMLWKKNDNLKINIAPATARWILVDKAFTNGLPDGSYFGVDQGKSSRLEFGASLSGYAKLKLMDNVTMENILSLYSNYLEDPQNVDIDYTMNVVMTINKYLTTNLIFQAIYDDNAVGAFQIREMFGLGINYKL from the coding sequence ATGAAAAAATTAGTAAGTGCATTCATGATTTTTACTACCCTAACCAGCTTTAGTCAAGAAACTGAGGCACCAAAAGATGGCTGGAAAATAGGAGGAAATGTCTCCTTTATTTTTAATCAATCAGCTTTTAACGCAGAATGGTTAGGAGGTGGAACAAGTAATATAGCGGGGAATATTGCTGTAAGTTATGATTTCAATTACAAAAAAGAAGACTGGAATTGGGACAATAAACTTCTTCTTGATTATGGACTTACGAAAATTAAAAATGATGATTTCACAAAAAAAACAAATGATAGATTGGAATTTAATTCCCTATTAGGAAAAAAAGCTGGGAAAAACTGGTACTATTCGGCATTTCTAAACTTTCGCACACAAATAACCAAAGGATATGAATTTGCAACTGATATCGACGGTAATCAAACCCGCACTGAAATCACTCATTTCCTATCTCCTGCCTATATCCAGATTGGACCTGGTATGTTATGGAAAAAAAATGATAATCTAAAAATAAACATTGCTCCTGCAACGGCTAGATGGATTTTGGTTGACAAAGCCTTTACAAATGGTCTGCCTGATGGTTCATATTTTGGAGTTGATCAAGGTAAATCATCTCGCCTAGAGTTTGGTGCCTCGCTTTCAGGTTATGCCAAATTGAAACTAATGGACAATGTAACCATGGAAAACATCCTTAGCTTATATAGCAATTATCTCGAAGATCCTCAAAATGTAGACATAGATTACACTATGAATGTTGTTATGACTATCAATAAATACCTTACTACAAATCTTATATTTCAAGCTATTTATGATGACAATGCTGTTGGGGCATTTCAAATCCGAGAAATGTTTGGTTTAGGTATAAACTATAAATTATAA
- a CDS encoding DUF5689 domain-containing protein gives MKTYIFKSLFIAFSAAGVLTSCVKDDDYKIPDFACNETPLEVTKTIKEVFDVATSTAQPYNGSDVIEGYVVSSDEGGNFFKTISFQAADGSIGFSVPVDVSNLYSEFEVGRKIKVKLEDRYIQRRDNQLQIGDLYGTNIGRLPQTIYLDVLNRSCDVVEEETLVNRVSIRDISDAHLNTLIELEDVQFKDEAVGKTFYDSDNVLGGATNHHLIDNLGYEVIFRTSEFANFAQQSVPSGSGSVRGILTKFGNDYQFLARTIEDVKLGNSRFSNDRLGIGALRNMHSGSTITLNDERFIEGVVILSGYLDGSVNKGVITSRNAIIQDETGGINIFFLSSPAQKLVEGTRVKVNLDGKRLSTFNGVLQVSDVNFDTDLTSLSVGSLPTPKVVTIAELSGNKYESQLIQINNVQFNEAMQGTTYSGNKILTDCNESIALYTRSGALFSGTNIVSGNGAFVGVATSFNGTPQLYLRNLDGVVGMNGARCQEPVAFFTEDFSGGIPANWVNTTTTGTKNWSVASFSGVFYAQQSAFVSGGSPLNLVSWLITPAINMDAQQNEYIRLKIADAFQNGNPLKLMYSVDFDGNSPGTATWNEIGSDHIADLINNSGFYDNVYETTDPIDISFLNGNVYFALVYDSNAGNITTTVQFESIQLFGN, from the coding sequence ATGAAAACATATATTTTTAAAAGTTTATTTATAGCTTTTTCTGCTGCAGGAGTACTTACCTCCTGTGTAAAGGATGATGACTATAAAATCCCTGATTTTGCATGCAATGAGACACCTCTTGAAGTAACTAAGACAATCAAAGAAGTGTTTGATGTAGCAACATCAACAGCGCAACCTTATAATGGGAGTGATGTAATTGAAGGATACGTGGTATCTAGTGATGAAGGAGGTAACTTCTTCAAAACAATTTCATTTCAGGCAGCTGATGGCTCTATTGGATTTAGTGTTCCAGTCGATGTGTCTAATTTATATTCTGAATTTGAAGTAGGTAGGAAAATTAAGGTGAAATTAGAAGATCGTTATATACAGCGTCGAGACAATCAACTACAAATAGGCGATTTATACGGGACTAATATTGGACGCTTACCACAAACGATTTATTTAGATGTATTAAACCGTTCTTGTGATGTAGTTGAAGAAGAAACTCTTGTAAACCGTGTTTCAATACGTGATATCTCAGATGCACATCTCAATACACTTATTGAGTTGGAAGATGTACAGTTTAAAGATGAGGCTGTTGGTAAAACATTCTATGATTCAGATAATGTGTTAGGAGGAGCAACAAATCATCATTTAATTGATAATTTAGGTTATGAAGTGATTTTCAGAACTAGTGAATTTGCAAATTTTGCACAACAGAGTGTTCCTTCAGGAAGTGGTTCAGTTCGTGGTATTTTAACGAAATTTGGAAATGATTACCAATTTCTAGCTCGTACTATAGAGGATGTGAAACTAGGTAATTCAAGATTTTCAAATGATCGACTTGGAATAGGAGCCCTTCGTAATATGCATAGTGGGTCTACAATTACGTTAAACGACGAGCGATTTATTGAAGGAGTTGTAATCTTATCAGGATATTTAGATGGTTCAGTTAATAAAGGAGTAATTACATCCCGTAATGCTATAATTCAAGATGAAACGGGAGGGATCAATATTTTCTTCCTTTCTTCACCTGCGCAGAAACTTGTTGAAGGAACCAGGGTAAAGGTTAACTTAGATGGCAAAAGATTAAGTACTTTCAATGGAGTGCTACAAGTTTCAGATGTAAATTTCGATACAGATTTGACTTCTCTTTCGGTAGGATCATTACCGACACCTAAGGTGGTTACTATTGCAGAATTAAGTGGAAATAAATATGAATCTCAGCTGATACAAATAAACAATGTCCAATTTAATGAGGCTATGCAGGGAACGACCTATAGTGGTAACAAAATATTGACTGATTGTAATGAATCAATTGCTTTGTATACTCGTTCTGGTGCCTTGTTCAGTGGTACAAATATAGTTTCAGGTAATGGAGCATTTGTTGGTGTCGCTACTAGTTTTAATGGGACACCTCAATTGTACTTACGAAATTTAGATGGAGTTGTTGGAATGAATGGAGCTCGTTGCCAAGAACCGGTAGCATTTTTTACTGAAGACTTTTCTGGAGGAATACCTGCGAATTGGGTGAATACAACTACTACTGGAACCAAAAATTGGTCGGTTGCAAGTTTTAGTGGGGTATTCTATGCTCAGCAGTCTGCTTTTGTGTCCGGCGGTAGTCCATTAAACTTAGTGTCTTGGTTAATCACACCTGCAATTAATATGGATGCCCAACAAAATGAATATATCAGGTTAAAAATTGCAGATGCCTTCCAAAATGGAAACCCTTTAAAATTGATGTACTCAGTAGATTTCGACGGAAACTCTCCTGGTACTGCAACTTGGAATGAAATAGGTTCAGATCATATTGCAGATCTAATAAACAACAGCGGGTTTTATGATAATGTTTATGAAACTACTGATCCAATTGATATCTCCTTTTTAAATGGGAATGTTTATTTTGCATTGGTATATGATAGTAATGCTGGAAATATTACAACTACAGTGCAATTTGAGAGCATTCAATTGTTTGGAAACTAA
- a CDS encoding SufE family protein yields the protein MTIQEIQEDIVDEFSMFDDWMQRYEYIIELGKSLPLIDPQYKTEDNLIKGCQSKVWVHASLKEDKIIFTADSDAILTKGVIAILVRVFSNQSPKDIIDADTNFIDRIGLKEHLSPTRANGLVSMIKQLKLYAIAYQTQLN from the coding sequence ATGACTATACAAGAAATACAAGAAGATATTGTAGACGAGTTTTCAATGTTTGATGACTGGATGCAACGTTATGAATATATTATTGAATTAGGCAAATCACTTCCACTGATAGACCCTCAATACAAAACAGAGGACAACTTAATTAAAGGATGTCAAAGTAAGGTATGGGTACATGCGTCCTTAAAAGAAGACAAAATAATCTTTACAGCTGACAGTGATGCTATACTTACTAAAGGAGTCATTGCTATTTTAGTTCGTGTTTTCTCAAACCAATCTCCAAAAGATATAATTGATGCTGATACTAATTTCATCGATAGAATTGGTTTAAAAGAACATTTATCTCCAACAAGAGCTAATGGATTAGTAAGTATGATTAAACAACTAAAACTTTATGCCATTGCATATCAAACACAATTAAACTAA
- a CDS encoding aminotransferase class V-fold PLP-dependent enzyme — protein sequence MSTAHINTLDIKAIRNDFPILARMVNGKPLVYFDNAATSQKPQLVIDAIVHYYSYLNANIHRGVHSLSQEATDAYENARIKLQKHFNAAHSHEIIFTSGTTHGINMVANGFSSLLNKGDELIVSAMEHHSNIVPWQMLCERTGATLKVIPMNENGELVISEYEKILSEKTKLVFVNHISNALGTINPIKDIIRKAHAFGAAVLIDGAQAAPHIKADVQALDVDFYVVSAHKMCGPTGVGILYGKEAWLKKLPPYQGGGEMIAEVSFEKTTYADLPHKFEAGTPNICGGIVFGTAIDYINKLGMENIASYENQLLEYATKRLLEINGLKIYGTATNKTSVISFNIDGIHPYDIGSILDKLGIAVRTGHHCAQPIMDFYKIPGTVRASFSFYNTKEEIDYLVEGIIQAKNMLL from the coding sequence ATGAGCACAGCGCACATCAACACATTGGACATAAAAGCAATTCGCAACGACTTTCCTATCCTTGCTAGAATGGTAAATGGCAAGCCTTTAGTCTATTTTGATAATGCCGCAACATCTCAAAAGCCTCAATTGGTTATTGATGCAATTGTACACTATTACAGCTATCTCAATGCTAATATCCATAGAGGAGTTCACTCTTTAAGTCAAGAGGCTACAGACGCATACGAAAATGCCCGAATTAAACTCCAAAAGCACTTTAATGCAGCCCATTCACACGAAATAATATTTACTAGTGGGACTACTCATGGTATCAATATGGTTGCCAACGGGTTTTCCTCTCTTTTAAATAAAGGAGATGAGTTAATTGTATCTGCTATGGAGCATCATAGCAATATTGTACCTTGGCAAATGCTATGTGAAAGAACAGGAGCTACTTTGAAAGTAATTCCAATGAACGAAAATGGAGAATTAGTTATTTCTGAATACGAAAAAATACTCTCGGAAAAAACAAAACTGGTATTCGTAAATCATATATCCAATGCCTTAGGCACAATCAATCCGATTAAAGACATCATTCGTAAAGCTCATGCTTTTGGGGCTGCTGTTCTTATTGATGGTGCTCAAGCTGCACCTCATATTAAGGCAGATGTCCAAGCCCTAGATGTTGATTTTTATGTGGTTTCTGCTCATAAAATGTGTGGTCCAACGGGAGTAGGCATTCTTTATGGGAAAGAGGCTTGGCTTAAAAAACTTCCACCATATCAAGGTGGTGGGGAAATGATTGCTGAAGTTTCATTTGAAAAAACTACCTACGCGGACCTTCCTCATAAATTTGAAGCAGGAACACCTAACATATGTGGAGGTATTGTATTTGGAACAGCTATTGATTATATTAATAAGCTAGGAATGGAAAACATTGCTTCCTATGAGAACCAATTACTAGAATATGCTACTAAGAGACTTTTGGAGATTAATGGGTTAAAAATTTATGGAACGGCTACCAATAAAACTTCTGTCATTTCCTTTAATATTGATGGAATTCATCCTTATGATATTGGCAGTATTTTAGACAAACTTGGGATTGCAGTACGAACCGGCCATCACTGTGCACAGCCAATAATGGATTTCTATAAAATTCCTGGAACTGTAAGAGCTAGTTTTTCATTTTACAATACTAAGGAAGAAATAGATTATTTAGTAGAAGGCATTATACAAGCTAAAAACATGTTACTTTAA
- the hflX gene encoding GTPase HflX, with amino-acid sequence MLEKQQIEYEKVVLIGVITQQQDESKSREYLDELEFLTYTAGGEVIQRFTQKIDVPNPKTFIGTGKMEEVEIFVNEHEVGTVIFDDELSPAQQKNIERILKCKILDRTSLILDIFAQRAQTSYARTQVELAQYQYLLPRLTGLWTHLERQRGGIGMRGPGETEIETDRRIVRDRIALLKKKLETIDKQMATQRSNRGALVRVALVGYTNVGKSTLMNVIAKSEVFAENKLFATLDTTVRKVVIGNLPFLLSDTVGFIRKLPTQLVESFKSTLDEVREADLLLHVVDISHPNFEEHIHSVNQILTEIKSADKPTIMVFNKIDAYEHLAIDEDDLITEKTAKYFTLEEWKQTWMNRMGDHVLFISALNRDNLEEFRQRVYQEVRRIHVTRFPYNNFLYPEFIEEGNEEE; translated from the coding sequence ATGCTTGAAAAACAACAAATTGAATATGAGAAGGTAGTACTCATTGGAGTAATTACACAACAACAAGATGAATCCAAATCTAGGGAATATCTTGATGAATTGGAATTTTTAACTTATACCGCAGGCGGAGAAGTTATTCAACGATTTACTCAAAAGATAGATGTGCCTAATCCTAAAACCTTTATTGGTACAGGGAAAATGGAAGAAGTTGAAATATTTGTTAATGAACATGAAGTAGGGACCGTTATTTTTGATGATGAATTATCTCCAGCTCAACAAAAAAACATTGAACGTATTTTAAAATGCAAAATACTCGATCGTACTAGCCTTATTCTAGATATTTTTGCACAACGTGCTCAAACTAGTTATGCCCGTACACAAGTAGAATTAGCACAGTATCAATATTTATTACCTCGCCTAACTGGACTTTGGACGCACTTAGAAAGACAAAGAGGGGGTATTGGGATGAGAGGGCCTGGTGAGACTGAAATTGAGACTGACCGTAGGATTGTACGTGACCGAATTGCTCTTTTAAAGAAAAAACTTGAGACTATTGATAAACAGATGGCTACTCAAAGGAGCAATAGAGGTGCCTTGGTTAGAGTGGCCTTAGTGGGTTATACCAATGTAGGAAAGTCTACCTTGATGAATGTAATCGCTAAATCTGAAGTTTTTGCAGAAAACAAATTGTTTGCTACATTAGATACTACTGTTCGAAAAGTAGTTATAGGTAATTTACCTTTCTTATTAAGTGACACTGTTGGTTTTATTAGGAAGTTGCCAACCCAATTGGTGGAGTCATTTAAGAGTACCTTAGATGAAGTCAGGGAGGCAGATTTATTACTTCATGTAGTGGATATTTCCCATCCTAATTTTGAAGAACATATACATTCTGTAAATCAAATCTTGACTGAAATTAAAAGTGCTGATAAACCAACTATTATGGTTTTTAATAAAATAGATGCTTATGAACATTTGGCTATTGATGAGGATGATTTAATTACGGAAAAAACAGCAAAGTATTTTACTTTGGAAGAATGGAAGCAAACTTGGATGAACCGAATGGGGGATCATGTTTTGTTTATTTCAGCATTAAATAGGGATAATTTGGAAGAATTTCGTCAAAGGGTATATCAAGAAGTAAGGAGAATTCACGTTACTCGCTTTCCTTATAATAATTTTCTTTACCCTGAATTTATTGAAGAAGGGAACGAAGAAGAATAA
- the sufD gene encoding Fe-S cluster assembly protein SufD, whose translation MELKDKLVSSFMIFENQVDIDSSVHDIRSEAIKTFEEKGFPSKKDEAWKYTSLNSLLKNNYSVFPKEDNSLEFSDIKKYFIHDIDSYKIVFVDGVYSSNLSATSHDGLDVCLMSSALTKPKYKMVIDNFFNKITDKEDSLTALNTAFSREGAYINIPKGKVVNKPIQILHFSTGRDEALMLHPRNLIIVGENSHVQIIERHQSLSGNPVLTNSVTEIFANKNAIVDYYKIQNDSKSASLIDNTFISQQRHSHASVHTFSFGGNITRNNLNFFHKDEHIESTLKGVTIIGDKQHVDHYTLVDHAQPNCESHQDYKGIFSDKSVGVFNGKIKVEKEAQKTNAFQQNNNILLDDTATINTKPQLEIFADDVKCSHGCTIGQLDEDALFYLLTRGIPRKEAQALLTYGFANNVLESVKIPEVKERIHKLIAMKLGVNIGFDL comes from the coding sequence ATGGAATTAAAAGACAAATTGGTTTCTTCCTTTATGATTTTTGAAAACCAGGTGGATATAGATTCATCTGTGCATGACATTCGTAGTGAGGCTATCAAAACGTTTGAAGAAAAGGGCTTCCCTTCAAAAAAGGATGAGGCATGGAAGTATACCTCCTTAAATTCCCTACTTAAGAACAACTACAGCGTTTTCCCAAAAGAAGACAATTCATTGGAATTTAGTGACATTAAAAAATACTTTATTCATGATATTGATAGTTATAAAATTGTTTTTGTTGATGGTGTATACAGTTCCAACCTTTCAGCCACTTCACATGACGGACTAGATGTTTGCCTAATGAGCTCGGCATTAACAAAACCTAAGTACAAAATGGTTATCGATAATTTTTTTAATAAAATTACCGACAAAGAAGATAGCCTGACAGCATTAAATACTGCCTTTAGCAGAGAAGGAGCTTATATTAATATTCCCAAGGGAAAAGTTGTAAACAAACCGATCCAGATACTTCACTTTTCAACTGGAAGAGATGAAGCCTTGATGCTGCACCCTAGGAATTTAATTATTGTTGGGGAAAATTCACATGTTCAAATAATTGAACGCCATCAAAGTCTTTCTGGCAATCCAGTTCTAACGAATTCAGTAACTGAGATTTTTGCAAACAAAAATGCGATCGTAGACTATTACAAAATTCAAAATGATAGTAAATCTGCGTCTTTAATAGATAACACGTTTATCTCTCAACAACGCCATAGTCATGCATCAGTTCATACATTTTCCTTTGGAGGAAATATAACTAGAAATAATTTAAACTTCTTTCATAAAGACGAGCATATAGAATCAACTTTAAAAGGAGTAACTATTATTGGCGATAAACAACATGTTGACCATTATACATTGGTTGACCACGCTCAACCTAATTGTGAAAGTCACCAAGATTACAAAGGAATATTTTCAGATAAAAGCGTTGGTGTTTTTAATGGAAAAATAAAGGTTGAAAAAGAAGCTCAAAAAACCAACGCATTCCAACAAAACAACAATATTCTATTAGACGATACAGCTACAATTAACACCAAACCTCAGTTGGAAATATTCGCCGATGACGTAAAGTGTTCACATGGATGTACCATAGGTCAACTTGACGAAGATGCCCTCTTCTACCTACTAACCAGAGGAATTCCAAGAAAAGAAGCTCAAGCATTGCTTACTTATGGATTTGCAAACAATGTCTTAGAATCAGTTAAAATTCCTGAAGTCAAAGAACGTATTCATAAACTAATTGCCATGAAACTGGGAGTTAATATTGGATTTGATTTATAA
- a CDS encoding DUF2480 family protein: protein MDEIINKVAQSNLLTFDLEDYYVTGERMALDISDWLHEGIVLREKEFRDKAKNYDWEQYKDAYVALYCSSDAIIPAWAFMLISSYLIPHVKKVVIGNMESLETSIYQDILNNMDFSTFKDKPIIVKGCSKKSVPQNAYILAMEKLQPVVRSIFYGEACSSVPLYKKRKD, encoded by the coding sequence ATGGATGAAATCATTAATAAAGTTGCTCAAAGTAACTTACTTACTTTTGATCTTGAGGACTACTACGTAACTGGTGAAAGAATGGCCCTTGACATTTCTGATTGGCTACATGAAGGAATCGTTTTACGTGAAAAAGAATTTAGAGATAAAGCCAAAAATTACGACTGGGAACAATACAAGGACGCATATGTTGCATTATACTGTTCTTCAGATGCTATAATTCCAGCTTGGGCCTTTATGCTAATCTCCTCCTATCTTATCCCGCATGTGAAAAAAGTAGTTATAGGAAATATGGAATCACTAGAAACGAGCATATACCAAGATATTCTAAATAATATGGACTTCAGTACATTCAAAGACAAGCCAATCATTGTAAAGGGATGTTCTAAAAAATCAGTCCCTCAAAATGCCTATATACTGGCCATGGAAAAACTACAACCTGTTGTTAGAAGTATTTTTTATGGAGAAGCTTGTTCCTCTGTTCCATTGTACAAAAAAAGAAAAGACTAG
- a CDS encoding DUF59 domain-containing protein, with amino-acid sequence MSDTTLNTADLGEKIVRVLKTIYDPEIPVDIYELGLIYDVFVNEDYDVKILMTLTTPNCPVAETLPVEVEEKVKSIDEVKGAEVEITFDPPWSQDLMSEEAKLELGLL; translated from the coding sequence ATGTCTGATACTACCCTAAATACAGCCGACTTAGGCGAAAAAATTGTAAGAGTATTAAAAACAATTTACGACCCTGAAATCCCTGTAGATATCTACGAATTAGGACTTATATACGATGTATTTGTTAATGAGGATTATGATGTGAAAATCTTAATGACACTTACCACACCAAATTGTCCAGTTGCAGAAACACTTCCAGTGGAAGTTGAAGAGAAAGTAAAATCTATAGATGAAGTAAAGGGAGCCGAAGTAGAAATCACTTTTGATCCACCTTGGAGTCAAGATCTAATGAGTGAAGAAGCAAAATTAGAATTAGGGTTACTATAA